Part of the Vigna angularis cultivar LongXiaoDou No.4 chromosome 1, ASM1680809v1, whole genome shotgun sequence genome, GatctttctttgttttccttGAAGACTGTCCAACATTGCTTCCGCTTCTATAAAGAGGGCATAAGCCGCATTTTTTTATTGTCACAGCTGATTGGTACTGCACTAGTCTGCGACCTGGAGGATGCAACGGATTGGGCTGGGTACAGTTCAATTAAAAACCATCAACTATAGTCTTTCTATActgttttgtatttaaaaaacttaaactatttttactaaaaactaattatactgTTTAACAATTCAAGTTTAAAAATACTGAATTTATTATACAGTTAACTGTTAATTGGGGTTAACTGGAGTTTAGGTCATCTGACTCAATTTTTTCCCAATTGGTCGCCGCTGAAACCTTGTCACTGCCATAGCCAAACTGTCAAAGGCTCTACCACCATCGTCGAAGGTTTTCCGCAGTCGAAGGCTCATCACCCCCACAAGGTTTTTCCGCTCTCTAACTTTGCCGCCGAACTATTGCAGGCTCTACCATCATTTCACTCTAAGGTACGAatgttttttcatttctctttgaAAAGGTATAAATTAAATTGGAAAGCGATGCACTTTGGTGTTTGTCTTGAGAGAACTATTAGATATTGTGGGAGCTTTAATTGtttagaaaaatttaattttatttgatttttttggaTAAGGTAGATTCTATGAAATGAAAGGTGTATTTGGTTTAGATGCATGACATACCTTTGTACAATTAACTAGAGAATATTACTCAAAGATGCAGTTCCTCATATATTTCGCTAATTTGGATTTGTGAATGATGAGTTGGGTTTGAATATGAAAATCCAACTCCTGCTGGTAAAGTGATGCCTCTAGTGTCAAACAGACCATGCTCTCATTCAAACTTATTTCCTTACACCACAATTACCATGCATAGTGGATATATTGAAGCTTGGTTATAAAGATTACCACTTTATAAGGAGGAAATATTCTTTAATGCAAACAGAAGAAATATAAACAATCAATGACAATTTTGTACTTTTGGGCAAAGTTTGACAGATACTGCTTGACCAAAAAGGCCTAAAGCTGTTAGATATATATAAACTGAATTTGTGAATAATAAATTCTAAAGCATCCAACACGACAAGAACTATTAGATATAGAAGATAATGTTTAGttagattaagaaaataaaaccaatATAACTCTAGCATAATGTTCTTATATTTAGCATTTCTACAGTAGTCTTCtactcattaatatttttcattcatgcTTTTGGGTCTAAACAAGAACATTTAAAGTTATCTTTTTTGTTAACTCACAATTTAAATCAAACTTATCCAAAGTGAAATTTATGAACTTTGTTTCATTTATGGATTTAAGTAATGTACCAAGCCTTGTTTCACTTTGTCTCACTTTCCAATTAGACTAAGCACTCTTATATACACTTGTGTCAGACCAATCATGTTTAAGTTGAACATTTAGAGTTTGATTGAATGTCCCTTCATGGTTTATGAACATAAAGTGTTACTGAAGTTTTAGAAATTGTTTTGCTTGGCTGAACCGTGAGCAGTGTAAGCTGCAGAATCCTTCTTAAGTCTCActgaaaattttacattttcatttatgAAGTAATATTTAGAAGTATTATAATTAACTGAAAATAGTAGAAGCACTGAGATTTGAATGTACATTTGGTTTGGGTTTTGTTGAAAGTTGAATTGAATAATGAAGGTAGGAGAGTTTGTTGAGAGTTATCTCATATATAATAGAATGCAGAGCAGATTATAATTAGTGCAACTCTCTGCAGAATTAAATGAAGTCACAGGGAGTAATGAGATGAAAcaatgataatatgaaaatgGGGTGGGCTACATAGGAGATAGATTGATGTAGTGTAACATATTGAAAGGTATATATAGTGTTAATGTGTATGAATGGTAAGTCTGCATGGTGGTGGCTTAAACAAATTCTTCGTCCCTTAAAAAgtataagttaatatatatatatatatatatatatatatatatatatatatatatatatatatatatatatacttttcacTGAGCTAGTTGAGATTTTACATTTATTCTGATGAATACTTGGCATAGGTGGTGATGCATTGGAGTCTCTGGTGCTGCATTCTTTTGGTattggatgaagttgatgaattCTTGTCTTTCAATTCCCAGTAAGACATGCATCGGATATTGAAGCATGTATGGAGGAGATCAAGTGCAGAGCTCAAATTCATTATGCACATTCTTACTTTAGATTTAGCTTTCGCATTGTTTAGAGTGTTTCTAATTGCCAATGATAACGGTTAATTCTAATTGTAGTTAGTAGTGTATGGTTTGTATTGTAGAAGTGTCCAATACTTTAACAGCAGTGCCAAAACATTCCATTAGTTTGAGTTAAAACAGTTTACTAAACTAAACTAtagttaactaaaaaaatacttagCTCAGTTCAATTAACTTAACTATCTTTTAGTTCAGTACAATTTTCATAAACTGATTTATagttttaactataaatttGTACAGTGCAGTGTACTATAGGCcagtttgcccacccctaatGAAACTCATCCCTTTTAGCCGTTAGCATCCTTAAACACTACCACCGTCACATTATTTCTACACtgatcttttaattattttaaaatattatatcccAATCAATATGTAACATCAAACCttccaaaaaaagaaaaggtagaATTTATACTATTCTACAAAATTTTACAAGTGGTTAATGTTCTTTACtccatgataaaaaaaactacgTGAATAATGCTTaagtatttaatattgttatatttagtttttaataaataaaaaattcatatgtaGTCCCTAAATGAATGGATATATTTTACTAATCTCAATACCAAGAAATTTCCAATACCTAACTAAactatttaacataatttttatcacttaaaaaattatttacataatttcttattttaggAACTGTGAGAGAGCATATATTACTTTtaggatgaaattgattgattaattatttatttaataatttttcatcaatattttaaatggaATAGCTTTATCTCTTCTCCCTCATTATTTCATCCATAGCAGATTGATTCCAAAAACTTGTTCAAGAATTCGGAGTTTGATTCCATAAAATCAATCACTTGTTGGAAAATTATGGAAGAATGTGTAGAAAGATATAAAATGATTGTTTAAAGAGAAATATTagcaaattttaaatatattcttgattattaattgaatttatgGAAATTAAAAAGGAATTGTAGGTCACCACCCTtccactttttttattttaatgatatcAACTCATAACTTTACAATTCTACTCATTCAATTTTAAGCAATAACAAAAAATACGTCAGAAGAAGTGTgtttatgaattttgtgttaactctcattatattttaaacttaaatatagttttattcttcataattttacgtatgaataattttaatttttatgtatattagatatacatatataaattttaagtctctaaaatcaaacaattttaattcattaaataggCTATGTGAGTGATAAACATGCACCATATTTTACTAACTCAATTACTTATGAACATTAAACTAAAAatgcttaatttttttaaaaaaatcaaaactaaatctataatctaatttttttgagactaaaattttacatttggaattatagaaactaaaagtgaatttaagccaaaattttaatattttactttgaataattttgtattttttcacaATCTTTATTACAACATtcttaatatgtattaaatataacACATTCATGAAACTATCAAGACTAAAAAATTAAgcctaaattttaatattttaatttgagtcattttatatttttctcacaTTTTCTTACAATGTTCTTAAAATGTATTAAacataatagaagaaataaaaaaaagtatggcaataaaatttaaaagtatcaAACAAACATTTTCCATTTGCGAATTACCCTTATGCAGCTCTTCAAGATTTCATAATCCTTCGCTGCAAATGAAAGCCAAATATGCTAAAGTTAACGAAGCCGATGAATGAACAGTTTCAAGAAAATGCAACTTTGGGACAACGGAGCAACCCAACTTACGTCCACATAAAACTCTATCTAACAATAACTTACAAATCTGGTCAGCTACGGAACGAACCCAccttgaaaatgtaaataaaataaattaaattaaaaatgagaaattcataataaaagttaaacGTTTTGAAACTTGTAATTAACAAATATTGGTGATAAGCCATACTCACCAACGGAAGACCAATTAGCAAAAGAGCAAGAGACTAGCCCACTAAATAGCTTTCGGCCTTCCACTTCTTATCTTCCTTTGTTTCCCTTGAAGACTCTCCAACATTGCTTCCGCTTCTATAAAGAGGACACATTCCGCATTCTTTTATTGTGACAACTGATTTTAACTCATTCACAACTGAGTCGTAATCTGGCTACTGAAAGTCATAATCATACGGACTGATCTCAAAAGTGAAGCTGCTAGCATCACATAGCCTAAGGCTCATGCCACTCGTCTTCAGGGGCTCCAAGTTAAATTTCCACAGGAATGTGTGATCTTGATTGACAACTCTGTCTTCACCATTCCATTTGAAATAGTTGTTTAGCACATCATTATTTGGAATAATCTGTAAAGAATAATGGGTTtcgtataattttattattaaatattttgtatagccttaaaaaaatggtatatatattatataaattcaaataaattgtcTTGAACTTGTCAAACTACACTTATAAAGAATTAACCATCAAGCGCCAACAGATTTTATAAGTCACCACTCAAATGAAACAAGGTGTATCAAAGTGAACAAACCAAGAACAACAAATAACTTCTTATACATCATCTTCACTCTTCCACGTTaaccaaataaaattttctgGTTTTACAGCTCCATGTAACAAGTTGGTACATTAAAAGGTTAGAAAAAGCTTTTTCAACGTTTACTTTCTCCATTGAGGAGTTGTAAAAGAGCATAACGAATGTGCTGTCTAAGATGAACTGATAGGTTTCCTATAAAGAAACCTAATCGATATCCCTCTCAACACACAAAGAACAGCCAAAAATACTGTATAACCTCCGAAATATTATTGAACAGAGAAAGAATACAAGAGTCAAAGTATGGGAGCCTAACCTCCCCCAACAGGAAATAACTATCCTGTTCAGACAAACAATAACGAATCAAAAGCCCTCTCTCCAACTACCAAACTCCTATTTATACAATAACATTCCCGCCCTTTATCTAACTGTAAAACAGTTAGATAACTAacgtttctttcttctctcatacACCAATAACCTCCTATCATTACTCCCCCCCTTTTCagcaaccttgtcctcaaggttgaactCAGGATATTGATCCTGAATAGTTGCTACATCTTCCCATGTAGCTCCCTCCTTACCTCCTTGCTGCCACTCGATCAAAACTTGATGTAATACCTCCCCTGCTTGTTGTATTTGCCTCTGATCCAGTACACGTATGGGCCAGAAGTTCGGTCCCTCAACTTGTAACTCCTCAGGCAACTCCTTTTCTACCCTTCTGTCCCCCACCGCTTTCTTTAATTGTGAAACGTGGAATACCGAGTGAATTCTGGCTGTTTCTGGTAGCTTTAGCCTAAATGCCACTTGTCCCACTTGTTGTAACACTTGAAAAGGGCCAAAGTATCTCGCCGATAGCTTCGGATGTAATCGGGTGGGCATAGAGACTTGTCGGTGCGGTCTAATTTTTAGATAGACCCAATCATCGACTTTTATGTCTAcctctcttcttttcttattgGCCTGCTGCTTCATTAAATCTTGGGCCCTACTCAAGTGAAATCGTAGCTGCTTAAGAGCTTCGTCCCGTGTCATCAGATCCTGCGCCACGGCTTCCACAGGGGTTTCCCCTGGAACAAATCTACTAAATGATGGAGGACTTCTTCCATATACCGTTTCGAATGGTGTGCATCTTGCAGACCCCTGGTAGCTGGTGTTGTACCAGAATTCTGCCCAGGGTAAGACACCATACCAGTTCTTCGGCTGTTCCGAGCAAAAACAGCGTAAGTATCCTTCAATAATCCTATTAACCACCTCGGTTTGACCATCCGTTTCCGGATGATAAGCAGTACTCATTTTAAGTTGAGTACCTTGTGCCTTGAATATCTCTTTCCAAAATATGCTCAAGAACAATGGGTCCCGGTCACTGACAATGGAAACTGGGATACCATGTAGTTTAATAACCTCCCTTGTAAATATTTCAGCCACGATTTTAGCAGAGAAAGGGTGTTTGAGAGCTATAAAATGGGCATATTTGCTCAATCTATCCACAACCACCAAGATAGCATCATGTCCCTGCGACTTGGGCAGCTTTACAATAAAATCTAAACTTATCTCTTCCCACACTGCTTGAGGTATGGGCAACGGCTGTAATAACCCCTGAGGCGACGCAGCCAAATATTTATGCTGCTGACAAACGGCACAGCTAGCAACATACTCAgttatcatcttcttcatccctAACCAATACAAAGATTGTGCTATCCTCCTGTACGTCCTATATACCCCTGAGTGCCCTCCTGTTTTGGTTTCGTGAAATTCAGCAAGCAGCTTTGGAATCCATATCGACCTCGCGGACAACACCATTCTCCCTTTATAATGTAATCTATCATTCTCCAAAGTGTATGGTGCATGTGAGTTAGGATCCCTCTGTAAGTCAGCTATCAACTTCCGTAATGTCTCGTCCTCCTCTACCTCCCTCAAAAGGTCTTGAAAATCTGGCCAGAATAACCTAGATATTGCCTGCAACTCCTTCTCCTCCGTCTCCCCCGCTCCTCTCCTGGACAGTGCATCTGCTGCCCGGTTGGTTGCCCCTTTTTTATAGACAATCTCGAAGTCGTACCCCATGAGTTTGGCCAGCCAGTTTTGCTGGTTCTGTGTGGTAATCCTTTGCTCCATTAAGTACTTCAAACTCCGTTGATCCGTATACACCTTGAACCTCCTCCCTACTAAGTAGGGCCTCCAATGTTGGATGGCTAAAACTAAGGCCATTAATTCCTTCTCGTATACTGATTTGCTCAAGGAATTCTCCGACAAAGCCTTGCTGTAGAATGCAATCGGACGTCTATTTTGGGTTAGGACAGCCCCTACCCCCCCTCCAGATGCATCGCATTCAATACTGAATTCCGTGGTAAAATCCGGCAAAGCTAAAACTGGTGCTGAAGTAATTGCAGCCTTCAACTTATTCATGGCTATCCGCGCCTCCAATGACCATTCGAACCTCCCCTTTTTAAGTAGCTCAGTCAGAGGTTTCGCCAATTTACCATACCCTTCTACAAAACGTCTATAATAGCCCGTCAATCCGAGAAAACCTCTCAAAGCTTTCAAAGTTCTCGGCTCCTCCCATTCCACGACTGCCTTCGTCTTCTCACTATCCATCTCTACCCCAAGTTCTGAGATCTGATGACCCAGATAGCGTATCTTTTTTCTCCCGAATTCACACTTCTTCTGATTTGCGACCCACCCATCCTGTTCCAACACCTGCAACACCATTTCCAGCTGCTCCAAATGATCTTTCCATGTCGGGCTGTAAACTAGGATGTCATCGAAAAATACCAACACCCATTTTCTTAGATACGGCCGCAACAAATTATTCATGGTACTTTGAAAAGTGGCCGGTGCATTCATAAGGCCAAAAGGCATCACCAGAAATTCAAATTGACCTTGGTGAGTTCGAAACGCCGTTTTGTGCACATCCCTTTCCTCCATTCTGATCTGGTGGTAACCAGATTTCAGATCAATCTTCGAAAAATATCGTGCCCCCTTCAATTCATCCAGCAGCTCCTCAATTACGGGTATGGGAAACTTGTCCGGGACGGTGGCTTTATTTAAAGCGCGGTAATCAACGCAAAATCTCCAACtcccatccttcttcttcacaaGGATGACGGGGCTGGAAAAAGGGCTGGAACTGGGTCTGATGATACCCGCTTTAAGCATGTCCTCCACTTGACGTTCGATCTCGTCCTTCATTAGATGCGGGTACCGATAGGGACGAACATTTATCGGGTCACTTCCTTCCTTCAGCTGTATGCGGTGCTCCTTGCTACGTGTCGGGGGAAGGCTTTGCATGTCACGAAATACCCCATAGTGCGTTTGCAGCAGGCGCACTAATTCCCCTCTCTGCTGTTCCGTCAAATCAGTTCCCCACTCAGTATTTCCCTCTGCCTCCACTACGCACAAACTCCAAACTACCGCCCATGACTCAGCATCCACCATCTTCAAGAGACCTTTTGGCTTTACCAGCTGGCGCGCTAGAGTTGGATCTCCTCTAATCTGAATCTTTTTATCCCCCATTACATATTCCATCGTCATTTTACCCCAGTTCGTTCTCACCTCTCCCAGTTTCGCCAGCCATGCAACTCCCAATATCACGTCAACGCCTCCTAACTCAAACACGTAGAAATCCTCCTCAACGTCAACATTTTCCAGTCGTAGCGTCACTCCCTCGCATCTCCCCTGTGCGATTTTTTTATGCCCATCTCCTAAGCTGACATTATACACGGGTGTATCTGCCACCGATAAGTGTAACTCCTCCGTCAACCCTTTACTGATGTAGTTGTGACTAGCCCCACTATCTATTAATACCACTACATCCTTATCTCCAATCTTACCCTTCAGCTTCAGGGTCTTCGTGGATGTTAATCCTTCTGCCGAACAAGCCGAGAGTTCCATCGGCTTCTCTTCCAGATTGGCCACCTCCTCACCATCGTCCTCCTCCTCGTCCTCAGCCAACAAGAGGACTCTCAAACTTTTCTCAGGACAGCGGTGTCCCGGTGCAAATGGACCCCCGCACCTATAACAACGCCCCTCTTCCTTTCGTTTTAGGAACTCCGGGTACGGCAAATTCCTCACTAATCTCCCTCTATTCTCTCCTCCATTCACATTACTTCCCCTAGTCATCGAGTTCGCCGTGACGGCGTCTCTCCGTACTGACCCCGCGACCTCTGTTCTTCCATTCGGCGGCATCGTCGACCTATTCAAGTCTGCCCGTGTCACGCTTCCCATGGGCCGGGTACCGAACGGGTTAATCTTGAACCCACCCAAGAAACTCCCCTGCGCTCTCATTATCGCATCCTCCACATCTCTCGCAATCCGCATAGCGTCCATCAAATCGGGCGGATTCTGGATTCTCACTTGCCCTTTTACATCTTCCCTCAATCCCGCAAGGAAATAACCAAGCACTTGCTCCTCCGGTATTTCCCTGGTTTGTCCCGTTAGAACTTCAAAATTGCGGACGAACTCTTCCACCGTACCGTCCTGTCTCAGTGTCGATAATCTTTCGTAAATCGATCCTCTAAACCCTCCACCGAAACGATTGATCATCGCTGCCTTCAGACCGACCCAAGAACGGTTCTTCGCTTTCGCTTTCCAAAATGTAAACCAATATGCCGCACTCCCCTCCATACTAACGTAAGCGATTTCCACCTTATCCTCGTCACTCGTCACTTTTTGGATGTCGAAAAATCTCTCGGCCCTGTTTAGCCAACCGAGAGGCTCTTCCCCCTCGAATGTCGATAATTCTACCTTCTTCCGCCATGGTTTCTGTTCCGTCCCTCTATCGCCGGTTCTCCCATTTTCGTTTCCTCCTCCAACGCGATTCTGATTATCGTTCACCGAACTGTCATCCGAACTCCCTTCCGCTTGATTTCCACGCGCACCCAAGATCCTCATAATCTGTTGCAGGTCTCGTCTTACTGCTGCCGATTCAGCCTTCATACCTTCCATCGTAATCTCAATAGCCTCCAATCTTGCCTCCGTAGCCTCCTCCATTTTCTCACGCCCCGTCAAACTCCCCACGGtttggatccggcaggtcggaccaaattgaTAGGTTTCCTATAAAGAAACCTAATCGATATCCCTCTCAACACACAAAGAACAGCCAAAAATACTGTATAACCTCCGAAATATTATTGAACAGAGAAAGAATACAAGAGTCAAAGTATGGGAGCCTAACCTCCCCCAACAGGAAATAACTATCCTGTTCAGACAAACAATAACGAATCAAAAGCCCTCTCTCCAACTACCAAACTCCTATTTATACAATAACATTCCCGCCCTTTATCTAACTGTAAAACAGTTAGATAACTAacgtttctttcttctctcatacACCAATAACCTCCTATCATGAACACTGCTAGATCTTTCTTCCATCGTGTCCTTATTTCAGGGAAATTTTGCAATTTTGAGCAACACTGAGACAAAGTTTCTTTAGGAATTTAATCTCAGAAAAGGTCAAATGGAAATATTTTGAGGGAAGAACAGTTCGAGAGATTTATGAAACAGAGTTTCTTGAGACTTTCAAAGTTTAAGGACACACCTCCAATGAGTTGTATATGCAATTCATCATATTCTTATTAGCTATTATTAGCCACTTCGTTTTCTCCATCATATCTCTCAATTATCACATCTAAGTAACTAAAAAtaagatcaaattataatatataaataaatttgcaAAACTCACGTTACAAATCGATTTTATCGATTAAGTTAGTCTCAATAGTCTACCTTCTAATACATCGAAACTTCATTTGCCTAAAACGGGGTATTAAGAAAGTGCCTGGTCGATTCTCTAGTTTCACATAAGGAATCCTGGTTGAAAACATTTCAAGATTCCAACACgagaaaagaagaatgaaacctGGTGACATGGATACAATATTGTTGGGAACAATTACACTTTTGCGATTATAACATCTATCTAAACGTAAACAACTAAGCTTGCTGAGTAATATGGAAGAGTGAACTTTATATTATATGCATGTATCAACGGTTTacctttatttatctttatctcgtctctcttcttctttctaataaaagtatattgtaaaaatttaaatgagaaTGACATCACTCTTATAAGAACAAACTGACAAAGTGAGTTAAAATTGAACCTTATTGTATGTTAATGTTAAGTGATGCagatacataatttattataggtTATATTGAagttatatgataataaaaaagttagatTAATTACGTTTAagtctttaataaatttaaatttatttaattatgtgagtattcaaattttttttatattttctaattaagatattaaatttatatattttacttgtttaatttttcaattaattatatgatatgAATGTTATTTTGCTTATATGTcaacatattaataaataaaattaataaaaacttcactaaaatatttaaatttataataccaCTTAAATTCAAGTATAATTGACATAAATGaacaataaataaacttatataagacattaaaataaattttttaatcaaaattttgagGTAATAGATTTGAGTTCTTATATGTTTTCtatcttatttatttctatacaatataaaattttcaacttattttaaatttttaatcaatgAAACAATGTGCTTTATGCTTCAAGAACTTATTAAGGTTGAAGTCTCTCTCCTATAGAAATATTTATTCAAGTCATAAAAGGTTCGAGAAAGAGAgagtttatattaattttttttttgcaattgtCACTCAAATTATGTGATCATTGAAGtaaagaattttttcttttggattagGAAACGAGGTCATTCTATGAAACTGATGATGATGACTATAAGATCATAAATATGTATACACAAGTGTATGATATACATGatgttatatattgtaatttgtatGTGATTTCATTGAAGATCATTGTGAGTGTAATATTATGTGCATTTTTCCCTTTTATGGGTGTGTTTTTGCCTTTTATAGGTATGCTTTTACCATTTTATAAGTATGTTGTGAGAGATATTTATGACcgaaatattaaatacaaaacttattatagaaaaatatattgtatacaTCAATAATGATATAATCACAAAAATCAATGTATGAAGTGGTAAGAGTTTGAAGAAGGTTTGACTATGAAGTTAAAATAGGTGGAAAGAACTATTTTGACATAAGAAATTGGGAATgaattttccaaaatatataCTTATGATAGGTGAtgtacatttatatttaaataattttgagaatttaaagttacaataaaataattctttttagtAATATATCTAGTAGTTATAAACAAGaatgattatattaaatataatagatTATTCACGCACAAATACCTCTTATAAAGTAATTATCGAGTATTGGTGATAAGCCACACTCACCAATGGAAGACCAATTAGTAGAAGAGCAAGAGACTAGCCCACTAAGTAGCTTTCTGTTTTCCTCTTCCTATCTTCCTTTGTTTCCCTTGAAGACTCTCCAACATTGCTTCCGCTTCTATAAAGAGGGCATAAGCCGCATTCTTTTATTGTCACAACTGATCGGAACTCTCTCATAATTTCTCTGTAATCTTGAGGATTCCAGTGACGACTAATATCAAAAGTGAAGCTTCGAGTATCACAGAGCCTAAGGCTCATGCCGCTCCTCCTTGGGGACTCCAAGTTAAATTTCCACATGAATGTGTGATCTTGATTGACAACTCTCTCTTTACCATTCCAATTGAAATAGTTCATTAGCACATCATCATCTGAAATAATATgtatatcatcatcatcatcagatTCCAATTTTAGGCGGTAACTAAAAGAACCACGTCTACCATTACTATCATTGCTATCTAACAATCCAAAAACCACACACAAAGCGAAACCAATGAGCCTGTCATCGCTGCAGAAACTTAAATCTTCATTTACACTCACTGAACTTCCTTCGCTGCGAAAAGGGAACCAATGAGGAACTGCAGTCCCTGGAAAACAGAAGAACACAGACCTATATGTATCGTGGGTCATCCTGAG contains:
- the LOC108328273 gene encoding uncharacterized protein LOC108328273 isoform X1; translated protein: MEDQLAEEQETSRLSSFRPSSSDLSLFSLKTVQHCFRFYKEGISRIFLLSQLIGTALVCDLEDATDWAGQTVKGSTTIVEGFPQSKAHHPHKVFPLSNFAAELLQALPSFHSKVVMHWSLWCCILLVLDEVDEFLSFNSQ
- the LOC108328273 gene encoding uncharacterized protein LOC108328273 isoform X2, encoding MQRIGLGHLTQFFPNWSPLKPCHCHSQTVKGSTTIVEGFPQSKAHHPHKVFPLSNFAAELLQALPSFHSKVVMHWSLWCCILLVLDEVDEFLSFNSQ